From a single Bacteroidales bacterium genomic region:
- a CDS encoding glycoside hydrolase family 92 protein: protein MRFSGITAFTVLAMVFASSCQKTEENGKLINFVDPFIGTGGHGHTFPGAALPFGMVQLSPDNNHEGWDWCSGYHYSWDTIAGFSHTHISGTGVPDLMDIRILPVDIPQAEKGTFTALPANRQYALFTHADEKAVPGYYSVMLKNGIHAELTATKRTGMHRYTFTQGMVPAVILDLGSLVSWDRVKGSAVKKEGSDVLSGYRFSAGWANNQKVFFRMQSSLPLADIWLVGPDGTLSPFSGEAISDSNQPALKILVTFRPEGNKPLLIKTGISSVSTEGAGNNLVTENPGWDFDGIRRAAEIAWEEALGSIRITSSDTSVLRTFYTALYHAFIQPNVYSDVTGEYRTASDEIKKDDKNEMYYTFSLWDTFRGWHPLMTIIAPDKVRAFVKAMMAHYHDFGVLPKWSLWGNETWCMIAYHSVPVLVDAWKKGLIDTSLQEEVYKAIRQVAMGEGPRRNLEGLDLYIQHGYLPADGNPDRQSKEDFDESVSKTLEWAYDDWCIAQMAKGLGKEEDYAIFTKRAEAYKLLADPTTRLMRPRNADGSWAVPFRPEVAQHGNGYTEGNAWQYSWFVPHDITGLMEFMGGKERFSERLDTLFDVLKAEDIHFPDVTGLIGQYAHGNEPSHHVAYLYNYAGKPWKTQERVRHILKTMYTDRPDGLSGNEDCGQMSAWYILSAIGFYPVNPCGGVYMLGSPLVERAEIPLPGGKKFTISVMNQSPENIYIQSVALNGKPYNKCFIEHATIMQGGKMEIVLGKSPNPGWGQE from the coding sequence ATGAGGTTTTCAGGAATAACTGCATTTACAGTTCTTGCTATGGTATTTGCTTCATCATGCCAGAAAACAGAGGAAAATGGGAAGCTTATAAACTTTGTTGATCCATTTATCGGAACCGGGGGCCATGGGCACACATTTCCCGGGGCAGCTCTTCCTTTTGGCATGGTTCAGCTTAGTCCCGATAACAATCATGAAGGCTGGGACTGGTGTTCCGGATACCATTATTCCTGGGACACAATTGCCGGCTTCAGCCATACCCATATCAGTGGTACCGGTGTTCCGGATCTTATGGACATCAGGATTCTGCCAGTAGATATACCGCAAGCGGAAAAAGGAACATTCACGGCACTGCCGGCCAACAGGCAATATGCCTTGTTTACCCATGCCGATGAGAAAGCGGTGCCCGGATACTATTCGGTGATGCTGAAAAACGGAATCCATGCTGAACTGACGGCAACAAAACGAACCGGAATGCACCGCTATACATTTACACAGGGTATGGTTCCGGCCGTTATTCTTGACCTGGGGTCACTGGTCAGCTGGGACAGGGTAAAAGGCTCGGCAGTCAAAAAGGAAGGAAGCGATGTCCTTTCGGGGTACAGATTTTCTGCCGGCTGGGCAAACAATCAGAAAGTGTTTTTCCGGATGCAGTCTTCCCTTCCTTTGGCGGATATATGGCTTGTCGGGCCGGATGGAACTCTCAGCCCTTTTTCCGGCGAAGCCATTTCCGATTCAAACCAGCCGGCACTTAAGATCCTGGTCACTTTCCGTCCTGAAGGGAACAAGCCATTGCTGATAAAGACCGGAATCTCATCAGTCAGTACTGAAGGGGCGGGGAACAACCTTGTTACAGAAAATCCCGGCTGGGACTTTGACGGAATTCGCAGGGCAGCAGAAATTGCCTGGGAAGAAGCCCTGGGGAGCATCCGTATAACTTCATCCGACACATCGGTTTTGCGTACATTTTACACAGCCCTGTATCATGCATTTATTCAGCCTAACGTTTACAGCGATGTTACAGGTGAATACCGTACGGCAAGCGATGAAATAAAGAAAGACGACAAAAACGAGATGTACTATACCTTCTCGTTATGGGATACATTCCGGGGCTGGCATCCTCTGATGACCATTATTGCGCCCGATAAGGTGCGGGCTTTTGTAAAAGCTATGATGGCCCATTACCATGACTTCGGCGTGCTTCCAAAATGGTCGTTATGGGGAAATGAGACATGGTGCATGATTGCTTATCATTCGGTACCGGTGCTTGTGGATGCATGGAAGAAAGGGCTGATTGATACTTCCCTGCAGGAAGAGGTTTATAAAGCCATACGTCAGGTTGCCATGGGAGAAGGACCCAGAAGGAATCTGGAAGGACTGGATCTTTACATACAGCACGGTTACCTTCCCGCTGACGGAAATCCAGACCGGCAAAGCAAGGAAGATTTCGATGAGTCAGTTTCGAAAACACTTGAGTGGGCCTATGACGATTGGTGTATAGCACAAATGGCCAAAGGGCTGGGGAAGGAAGAAGACTATGCCATTTTTACGAAACGTGCTGAAGCATACAAACTTCTGGCTGATCCGACTACCCGGCTCATGCGGCCCCGCAATGCAGACGGAAGCTGGGCAGTGCCTTTCCGTCCAGAAGTGGCTCAGCATGGCAACGGCTACACCGAAGGGAATGCCTGGCAATATTCATGGTTTGTTCCGCACGATATTACCGGACTGATGGAATTTATGGGAGGGAAGGAACGTTTTTCCGAGCGGCTCGATACCCTGTTTGATGTGCTGAAAGCGGAAGATATTCATTTTCCTGATGTTACAGGCCTGATCGGCCAGTATGCCCATGGTAATGAACCCAGCCATCATGTGGCTTATTTGTACAACTATGCCGGAAAACCATGGAAAACGCAGGAAAGGGTTCGTCATATCCTGAAAACCATGTATACTGACAGGCCGGATGGTTTATCAGGGAACGAGGATTGCGGACAAATGTCGGCCTGGTATATACTGAGCGCCATTGGTTTTTATCCTGTCAATCCGTGCGGAGGGGTATACATGCTGGGTTCTCCCCTGGTTGAAAGAGCCGAAATTCCCTTGCCCGGAGGGAAAAAGTTTACGATCAGTGTAATGAATCAGTCCCCTGAAAATATCTACATCCAGTCGGTTGCTCTGAACGGAAAACCCTACAACAAATGCTTTATTGAGCATGCAACGATAATGCAGGGAGGAAAGATGGAGATCGTACTGGGAAAGAGTCCCAACCCAGGCTGGGGACAGGAATAG